One region of Salvia miltiorrhiza cultivar Shanhuang (shh) chromosome 3, IMPLAD_Smil_shh, whole genome shotgun sequence genomic DNA includes:
- the LOC131016194 gene encoding probable glutathione peroxidase 4 isoform X1, with protein sequence MGASSSVPEKSIHEFTVKDSKANDVNLSIYKGKVLLVVNVASKCGFTNSNYTQLTDLYSKYKDKGFEILAFPCNQFLYQEPGTSQDAEQFACSRFKAEYPIFQKVKVNGPNAAPVYKFLKASKGGWFGSQIKWNFTKFLVDKDGNVIRRYATSTSPLAIEVLPPSSRSLSLSLSHEFLCQTM encoded by the exons ATGGGCGCTTCTTCTTCAGTCCCAGAAAAATCTATACATGAATTTACTGTCAAG GACAGCAAAGCTAATGATGTTAACCTGAGTATCTATAAAGGGAAAGTCTTGCTTGTTGTTAATGTCGCTTCCAAATG TGGgttcacaaattcaaattatacCCAGTTGACTGATCTTTACTCGAAATACAAGGATAAAG GTTTCGAGATATTGGCCTTCCCATGCAACCAGTTCTTGTATCAAGAGCCAGGTACAAGCCAAGATGCAGAACAATTTGCTTGCTCAAGATTCAAAGCTGAGTATCCCATTTTCCAGAAG GTGAAAGTGAATGGGCCAAATGCAGCACCTGTTTATAAGTTCCTTAAAGCAAGCAAAGGCGGTTGGTTCGGCTCCCAAATAAAATGGAACTTCACCAAGTTTTTAGTCGACAAAGATGGGAATGTAATTAGACGTTATGCAACGTCTACCTCACCATTGGCAATCGAGGTCCTCCCTCCctcctctcgctctctctctctctctctctctcatgagtTTCTCTGCCAAACTATGTGA
- the LOC131016194 gene encoding probable glutathione peroxidase 4 isoform X2 produces the protein MGASSSVPEKSIHEFTVKDSKANDVNLSIYKGKVLLVVNVASKCGFTNSNYTQLTDLYSKYKDKGFEILAFPCNQFLYQEPGTSQDAEQFACSRFKAEYPIFQKVKVNGPNAAPVYKFLKASKGGWFGSQIKWNFTKFLVDKDGNVIRRYATSTSPLAIEGDIKKALGES, from the exons ATGGGCGCTTCTTCTTCAGTCCCAGAAAAATCTATACATGAATTTACTGTCAAG GACAGCAAAGCTAATGATGTTAACCTGAGTATCTATAAAGGGAAAGTCTTGCTTGTTGTTAATGTCGCTTCCAAATG TGGgttcacaaattcaaattatacCCAGTTGACTGATCTTTACTCGAAATACAAGGATAAAG GTTTCGAGATATTGGCCTTCCCATGCAACCAGTTCTTGTATCAAGAGCCAGGTACAAGCCAAGATGCAGAACAATTTGCTTGCTCAAGATTCAAAGCTGAGTATCCCATTTTCCAGAAG GTGAAAGTGAATGGGCCAAATGCAGCACCTGTTTATAAGTTCCTTAAAGCAAGCAAAGGCGGTTGGTTCGGCTCCCAAATAAAATGGAACTTCACCAAGTTTTTAGTCGACAAAGATGGGAATGTAATTAGACGTTATGCAACGTCTACCTCACCATTGGCAATCGAG GGTGATATAAAGAAAGCATTGGGAGAAAGTTGA